The following proteins are co-located in the Leptospira sp. GIMC2001 genome:
- the sthA gene encoding Si-specific NAD(P)(+) transhydrogenase has translation MNQEKFDVIVIGSGPAGEGAAMKCSKSGKSVAIIEMNKLVGGNCTHMGTIPSKAMRQPIQTMIELKANSLLRQEMQGINLHLPHLLKNAESVISSQVQMRDQNYHRNGIRVIQGRAKILDSHQVSVEIDSTGSKRIFEADHIIIATGSRPYNPPDVDFKHPRILDSDSVLSLPVTPQSLTIYGAGVIGCEYASIFRGLGCKINLINNRDKLLSFLDDEIIDALAYHLREQGVIIRHNEEMESLEPQDDYVILHLKSGKKLKTQYLLWANGRTSNSNGLGLEELGIEVNNRGNIPVNENYQTSVPSIFAVGDVIGAPGLASASYDQGRFAAAFICDGYCNSKLAKNIPTGIYTSPEISSLGLTERELTEQKVPYEVGHAFFKSLARAQITGNNTGMLKLLFHRETFALLGIHCFGYQAAEIIHIGQAIMSQEGKANTIKYFLEATFNYPTMAEAYRVAALNGVNRVY, from the coding sequence ATGAATCAAGAAAAATTTGATGTGATCGTAATTGGAAGTGGCCCGGCCGGTGAAGGTGCCGCTATGAAATGTTCAAAATCAGGTAAATCGGTTGCGATCATAGAAATGAATAAATTGGTCGGAGGCAACTGCACGCATATGGGCACAATACCAAGTAAAGCAATGCGGCAACCGATTCAAACAATGATCGAGCTCAAAGCCAACTCTTTGCTAAGACAAGAAATGCAAGGCATCAATTTACATCTTCCCCATTTACTAAAAAATGCTGAATCTGTAATTTCCAGTCAAGTGCAGATGCGAGATCAAAATTATCATAGAAATGGAATCCGTGTTATTCAAGGCCGAGCTAAAATTTTGGATTCACACCAGGTCTCCGTTGAAATTGATTCAACTGGATCTAAACGAATATTTGAAGCAGATCATATTATCATAGCAACTGGATCAAGACCATACAATCCTCCCGATGTAGATTTCAAACATCCAAGAATTTTGGATAGTGATTCTGTTCTCAGTCTTCCTGTAACTCCGCAGTCATTAACGATCTATGGCGCTGGAGTTATAGGATGCGAATATGCTTCCATCTTTCGCGGGTTAGGTTGCAAAATAAATCTCATCAATAATAGAGATAAATTATTGTCTTTTCTTGATGATGAGATTATAGATGCCCTTGCCTATCACCTTAGGGAACAAGGTGTAATCATTCGACATAACGAAGAGATGGAATCACTCGAACCACAAGACGATTACGTTATTCTTCATCTCAAGAGTGGCAAAAAGCTCAAGACTCAATACTTGTTATGGGCGAACGGCAGAACAAGTAACTCCAATGGACTAGGTTTGGAAGAGCTTGGTATTGAAGTAAACAATCGTGGAAATATTCCAGTCAATGAAAATTACCAGACATCCGTTCCATCTATTTTTGCCGTTGGTGACGTGATTGGCGCACCAGGTCTTGCGAGTGCATCCTATGACCAAGGAAGATTTGCAGCAGCTTTTATCTGCGATGGATACTGTAACTCGAAACTTGCAAAGAATATTCCAACAGGGATTTATACGAGTCCAGAAATCAGCTCACTTGGTCTGACTGAGCGAGAGCTAACCGAACAAAAAGTACCCTATGAAGTTGGACATGCGTTTTTTAAAAGCCTAGCAAGAGCACAGATTACAGGTAATAATACTGGAATGTTAAAATTACTGTTCCATAGAGAAACTTTTGCTCTGCTAGGAATACATTGTTTTGGATATCAAGCAGCAGAAATTATTCATATTGGGCAAGCGATCATGTCTCAAGAAGGAAAAGCGAACACAATAAAATATTTCTTAGAAGCAACATTTAATTACCCCACTATGGCGGAAGCATACAGGGTTGCTGCCCTAAATGGAGTGAATCGAGTCTACTAA